A window of Pseudomonas putida genomic DNA:
GGGGCTGCTGTCGAGCTTGATGCCCAGCAGGCCCAGGGCATCCACGCCAAAGCCGACCTTGCCCGGGGTGTAGCCCGACCTGAAGTCGAGGATGAAGCCCTGGGCCCACTCCTCGGCCCTGGATTGCCGGTTGGCCCCGACAATGTCGGAGAAGTCGCGGCTGAAGTAGTAGTTACGGGCACTCAGGGTGGCCTTCGAATCCTCGAAGAAACCGCCTTCGGCGGCCAGCAACGGTTGGCTGAGCAAAGTCAGGCCCAGGGCGACGCAAGGGGTGTGGTTCATTCCGAAGCTCTCTTGATCTTGTTTTTATGGGTAAAGCGTTGGAAACACGGCGGTTCATGGGGTACGGCGCAGCACCTCCCCGGCCCGTGGCTGTCGCAGCCTGAGCAACGCATGGGCCAACAGGCCGAACAGCAGGCCCCAGAACGCTGCCGACAGGCCCAGGAAGGCCACCCCCGAAGCGGTGACCAGAAAGGTGAACAACCCGGCATCGCGCTCGGCCGGCTCCGCCAGGCTGCGGGCGAGGGCCTCGCTGATCGCGCCGTACAGCGCCAGCCCGGCCAGTGCTGCGATCAGGGCAGCGGGAAATGCGGCGAACAGCGACATCAGCGTGGCCCCGGCGATCCCCAGCAGCAGGTACAGCGCACTGCCCGCCACCGCCGCGACATAGCGCCGCTGGGGGTTTTCATGGGCTTCATGCCCGGTGCACAGGCTGGCGGTGACCGCCGCCAGGTTCAGCCCGTGGCAACCGAACGGCGCCAGCGCGGCACCGGCCAGCGCGCTGGCACTGATGATCGGGCTGGCCGGCGTGGGGTAACCGGCGTTGCGCAGCACCGCCATGCCCGGCATGAACTGCCCGGTCAGGGCCACCAGCACCAGCGGCAGTGCCAGGCTGAATACCGCTGCCAGGCTGAATTGCGGGGTGACCCACTGCGGCGACGCCAGCTCAAGCACCAACGCTTCGCTGCGAAACGCCCCGCTGGCCACGGTCACCACCATGCCCACGCACAGCACCGCCGCCACGGCGTAGCGCGGCTGCACCCGGCGCATCAGCACGTAGGTGACGAACATTGCCAGGACCAGCAGCGGCTGCACCGGCAAGGCGCGGAACACCTCGATGCCGAAACTGAACAGGATGCCGGCCTGCATGCCTGCGGCGATGGAACCCGGCAAACGCGCAATGATGCTGTCGAAGGCCCCGCTGATGCCGATCAGCAGCAGGACCAGGTTGGCCACCAGGTACGCACCCACGGCCTGTTCCAGGCCCAGTTGTGGCAAGGCGGTGACCAGCAAAGCCGAGCCAGGGATCGACCAGGCGATAACCACCGGTACCCGGTAGCGCAGGCTGAGCAGTGCGCCGAGCACCGCACTGCCCATGGACACCGCCCACACCCAGGAAGACAGTTGTCGATGGGACAGGCCGGCGGCTTCGGCGGCGTGGAAGATGATCACCAAAGGGCCTGCGTAGGAGATCGTCGTGGCAATGCAGCCGGCGACCAGGGCCGACAGGGAGCAGTCCTTGATCAGGGTTTTCATGATTGTCTCGCAAGGCGGCGGCCGGCCTTCGTGGCTGGCTCTTGTTTTATGCTGGCTTCTTCGCGGGCTCGCCCGCTCTCCCACCGGCTCATCCCAGGCCCCGAACTGCGCGGGCCCTGTGGGAGCGGGCAAGCCCGCGAAGAAGCCACCTCGGTGTATCAGGCCTCCTGCAAAGCCCGCGGGCGCCGATTGCGCTGCTCATCCGCGCAGCCCTGGGCCCGCTGCAACCGGAAGTCGAACTTCAGCTCGGCATGCCGCCCCGCCTCGCCTTCGACGAACACCACCTCGCCCACCAGCCCATCGCGCGTGGCATAGGCAAAGTCATCCCACAGGTACTTGTCCCCGGCCAGGTTGATCTGCGTGGTCAGGTGCCGGTGCCCCGGCGCCGAGATGAAGAAGTGCACATGCGCCGGGCGCTGGCCATGGCGGCCCAGCAGGTCCAGGCATTCCTGGGTCGGCCCCTGCGGATCGCAGCCATAGCCCGACGGCACGATGGAGCGCGCACGGTAGCGCCCTTCCGCGTCGGTGACGATGCGCCGGCGCAGGTTGTACTCGGACTGGCTCTTGTCGAAGAACGAATAAGTGCCACGAGTATTGGCATGCCACAGGTCGACCGTGGCCCCCGGCAGCGGCCGGCCTTGCGAGTCGAGCACCTGGCCCTCCAGGTACATCAGCGTGGCCACGTCCTGCTCGCTGCCGTCGTCCATGCGCACTTCACCTTCGGCGATGGGCGCACCGGCCACGTACAGCGGGCCTTCGATGGTGCGTGGGGTGCCGCCGATCAGGCCTGCCTGCTGGTCCTTGGCATCCTGCAGCAGGTCGAGGAAGTGCTCGACGCCAAGCCCCGCCACCAGCAGCCCGGCCTCGCCACGGCCGCCCAGGCGGTTGAGGTAGTCGACGGCATGCCAGAACTCGTCCTCGCTGATTTCCAGGTCTTCGATCAGCCGCGCGGTGTCCTGCAGCACACGCTGCACGATGCGCTTCAGGCGCGGGCTGCCGGCATCGTTGCCGAAGCCTGCGGCCTCTTCGAAGAACTGCTTAACCTCGGTAGTGTGGGAAATTTTCACGGTCATGGTGGGTCACCTCATGTGTTGTTCAGGTATTACGCCTGCGCTGCAATGGCCTGGGCATGCCGACGGCCGCTGGCCAGGTGCACGGCCATGGCCAGCGCGGCAATGGCGCCCGGGATGGCGAAGGCGATGAAATTGAGTTGCAGGGGCAGGTTGATGCCCATCAGCGCACCA
This region includes:
- a CDS encoding benzoate/H(+) symporter BenE family transporter, with the translated sequence MKTLIKDCSLSALVAGCIATTISYAGPLVIIFHAAEAAGLSHRQLSSWVWAVSMGSAVLGALLSLRYRVPVVIAWSIPGSALLVTALPQLGLEQAVGAYLVANLVLLLIGISGAFDSIIARLPGSIAAGMQAGILFSFGIEVFRALPVQPLLVLAMFVTYVLMRRVQPRYAVAAVLCVGMVVTVASGAFRSEALVLELASPQWVTPQFSLAAVFSLALPLVLVALTGQFMPGMAVLRNAGYPTPASPIISASALAGAALAPFGCHGLNLAAVTASLCTGHEAHENPQRRYVAAVAGSALYLLLGIAGATLMSLFAAFPAALIAALAGLALYGAISEALARSLAEPAERDAGLFTFLVTASGVAFLGLSAAFWGLLFGLLAHALLRLRQPRAGEVLRRTP
- the catA gene encoding catechol 1,2-dioxygenase, whose translation is MTVKISHTTEVKQFFEEAAGFGNDAGSPRLKRIVQRVLQDTARLIEDLEISEDEFWHAVDYLNRLGGRGEAGLLVAGLGVEHFLDLLQDAKDQQAGLIGGTPRTIEGPLYVAGAPIAEGEVRMDDGSEQDVATLMYLEGQVLDSQGRPLPGATVDLWHANTRGTYSFFDKSQSEYNLRRRIVTDAEGRYRARSIVPSGYGCDPQGPTQECLDLLGRHGQRPAHVHFFISAPGHRHLTTQINLAGDKYLWDDFAYATRDGLVGEVVFVEGEAGRHAELKFDFRLQRAQGCADEQRNRRPRALQEA